The stretch of DNA AAGATCCACACGTGGGCGCCACGGCCCGACTGGGAGATTTCCAGGGCGGCTGGAATTCCGCGGAACCGGGCAGCCTTGACGTAGGCCAGAGCGTCCATCATGGCTGCGCTGCCGTCAAAATCCGCTGCGATCCACCAACAGGTGTCTTTCTCGGTGAGTGGGTACAGGCCGATGTGCTTTGTACCTCTCAGATGCTCGGCGACGACAGCGGGTGTGAGCTTGAGGAAGGAGAGACTGTCCCGCGGTGTTCCCTTGCGCCATCCACCCGCGACGGCTGGCACCCACCCCGAGCGGCCGTCCTGAGTGTTTTCCCATCGGGTGGCATACACGTCATTGCGGCAGCGAAACAGGTTTTCAAAGAACAGGACCTTAGTTTCCGGGGAGGAGTGCATGGTCACCGGGCCGGCCGGCATGGTGGCGGCGAGGACTGGTTGGTCAGCATGAGCAGCCGCTGCTTGTTCCTCACTCAGTTCTAGGAGTTTGCGGAGCCGGGCGTTGTCCAGCCGCAACTCTGCCAGCTCACGGGCAAGCGCAGGTTCCAGGTTAGGCTCTCGGTTAGCGTTGAAGCCCGGCAAAGGATCCTGCTCCGGCAACTCAGAAGTGTCGTCAGTCACAACACCATTGTGTCGCGACAAAGCATGGAAATCTGAATTTGACCCCGGCTTGCCAGCAGTGCGGTCTCGACAAGAGCATAACCGCCGGCTCAGCTAAGGTGTGGAGCCTTCGGGGAGGCTACGGTAACTGCCGGTGAAGCAGGGGAGTTTGGCTCGCATTCCAAAATTTGACGGTGACTAGATCGGTCGCTGGTCTGGACTGGTCACCTTCTCAAATGAAAATCAGACCGAGCCAAGAGGCGAGCCGGCTAGCCATGATCTATCAATGACATCTGCGCAGTTCCAGCATGTTCTCGCCTGCAACCCCGGAGGCCACCGGTGTCACTGAAGTGGATACCGTGGACCGTTCCCCTGAGTATGGTCTTGGTGAATGCTCTGACAGGTACAGGAAACCTGCATTTGAGGCACCCATTGAGGATTGCATCAACATTTTCCTGGCCGGTGTGCAGATAGTGCGAGATGTGTTGAAGAGCCCAGGAAATGCCACCTGGATAGCCGTAGCCAAGGTGATTGGAGCCGTCTTCGCTGCTCACATCTTCTCAGGGCGAGCAGGCCGGTGAGATAATGTTCAAGGATGATCCCCGGCCGGAGCGGTCTGTTGGCAACCGAAGGTAGAGCATGAGGCACTGGCCTCTGGTGACTATCGGTCGAATTATTTTGTGTTCTTCTTAGCCCCATCTGCCGTATGCATCAGCCCAGCAAGCCNCGGCTTTTCATCTTCAACGGCAGCGTCATCCTGGTCGGCAGCGTCATCGGAAACTACGGNGGATTCCTTTCCTGCGGACGCCGCCTGGTCTTGAGCCCAATCTTTAGCCATTACGTCTGCCGCATTGAGTTCCAATACTGAGCTGCGGTGGCGGCGAGCATCAGCCAACTTGAACAGCCGTGCTGCAGCGACAGCATCGCCTTCTTTCTCAAGGAGGGACCCTGCTGACATCAAGGCTTCGGCGGCCACAGCATTTTCGCGGTAATCCAAATACGCTCTGGACGTTGCCTCAGTAGCAATTTTATTGATTTGAGCGCTGACACGGCTGGCGTCAGCGAGGGAATAGCCATGCCCAAGCTGATAGACCTCGTGGTAGAGAAAGCCATAGTTGGCTTCCCTGAAGTCCATGGATTTATCCAAGCGGACCTTCAATTCAGTCTGCTCCCNCGNGGAGAGGTCGTCCACTTCGAGCCCGAGCCGTTGGGCAAACTCGCGCATGTACGCCGCACTTGCCAGTGGCATTCCACCTGAAAGAGGGAAGGAAGCCTGAGATTCCGAATATTCGGTTTGGGNCGGTCGAAAAAGGGCAAGGAATTTTTGGATCAAGGTACTCAAGTGGTTTCTCCATCAGTTGGGGCTGCCCTTAAATCTTCCCAGTCTTGAAGGATCTTGTCTGCATGCTTGCTAGTGATGCTCACCGCAGTAGCCAACAAGGCCCGAACCATGCAACATGAACGGGGCTTCCAAGCCGCAGTCCAAATGAGGACAGACTCACGTTAAATCCAGTTGAATGATTTGTGTGGCGTATGTTGAGTTTTTGACGACGTGGTGGAGATACGGACCTGAGCTTTGGGTGGGCCGAGCGGAGATGTAGATCATGGGATTCCGGAAGCGGCTGTTACGTTCCTCGGAGTTCTAATATTTCTTGCGGAGTCTCCATCCGGTTCACAGAGCTTCTTTGCCCTCGTATGTGAGTCAGTCATAGGTCTGAAAATAGAATCATTGGTAGATCGTCTGATGAAGCGGTCATACTAGGTCGCGGTCGAGAGCATCTGCGATGATTTGGACAATATGGCGCGATTCGCGGTTGGCGAGATCAGTGACTTGTGTACGGCAGGAGAATCCGTCGGCAAGGATGGCTCGGCTCGGATCGGAGCTGATCTTCGTCAAGATGCCCTGTTCTGCGATGGCTACAGACACCTCGTAGTGGCCTTNTTCCATACCAAAGTTGCCGGCCAGGCCACAGCAACCGCTTGATACATCGACATCGCAGCCCATCGTTTTCAAGAGTGAGAGGTCTGCTGCGTAGCCCATAATGGCATATTGGTGGCAGTGGGGCTGGGCTAGGATACGCTCACNTGCTTGGGGCGGTTGCCAGCCGATTGATACCAGGTATTCGGCTACCGTCTTGACCTTGGCCGAGACACCGAGGGCACGAGGATCATCAGGCAATAGCTCGAGCAGGTCCGATCGGAGAACCGCAGTGCAAGAGGGTTCAAGGCCGATGATCGTTTGTCCTTTGAGAACGTACGGATGGAGTACATCGAGGGTCTTGCGGAGTTTTGCCTTGGCTGCGGTGAGCTGCCCGGTGGAGATAAGGGTGAGCCCGCAGCAAGCGCCGGCNNCGGTAACGTCAACGTTGCACCCAGCAGCTTGAAGGACCTTCATGGCGGCTANGGGCACCTCCGGATCCAATGCATCTGAGAAAGAATCAACCCACAGGACAACTTGGCGGTCATCGGGCGAGTTGACCTCTGCAAGGGTGGAAGATTCAGCAGCAGCTGGCATGGCTCTTTGATNCAGATGGAACGGTTTGTTTGGGAATCTCGGCAACGACCGCCTGGGGTCAGCACCAGCCATTCTCAACAATGACCTGCGGATGAAGCTCATTGACGAGAAGAAGTTAACGAGGGGCCCAAGGGNGCCGACGAGCCTCAGCCAAGTGGGAAGCCTACCCAAACTGTAGTGGGTGACTGGCCGGATCTTGCCCTTGTAAGTTTGATGAAGTGCTTCTGATTTGTACATGGCCATGTCTATGCCGGTTGGGCAGTCATTGGCGCAGGCCTTGCAACTAAGACACATATCGAGGGCTTCGTGAACTTCAGGCGAGCTCCACGCCATATCCACCACTCCGCCGTTCAACATTTCTTGCAGCACGCGGGCGCGGCCGCGTGTTACATCCTNTTCGTCTTNTGTCGCCAAGTAGGACGGGCACATGAAGCCGCCGTCGTCACGCAAATCCGCCCGGCATTTCCCCACCCCAACGCAACGGTGTAAGGCTTTGGTGATGTCGCCGCCGTCGTGGACAAAAGCAAATCCGTCAGTGGCCAGAAGACTGTTTGCCTGTGGACGGCGAAGGTGCGCATCAAAGGGTTCAGGGTTGATGATGACTCCAGGATTGAAAATGTTCTGGAGATCGAACAATGCCTTGAATGCTGCCATGGCAGCAATGGCCTTAGGAGTGTACATCGTTGAGAGGAGTTCGCTGCGNNCGCGGCCATCGCCGTGCTCGCCGGACAAAGAGCCGCCGTACTTGGCGACGAGGCCTGCTGCGGAGACCAGGAAGCGGCGCATGACGTGCGAATCTTCATCCAGCGGGAAATCGATCCGGACATGGACGCAGCCGTCACCAAAATGTCCGTACGCCATTCCGGAGACCTTTTCTTCTGCCATAAGTTTCTCAAGGTCGCGAAGGTATGAACCCAGATGCTCAGNGGGAACTGCCGAGTCTTCCCAACCGGGCCAAGCTTGGTTCCCGTCAGCAGTGCGGCCAGCCAATCCTGCACCGTCGGCGCGGATCTGCCAAAGGCGTTTGGCTTCTGGCCCAGAGGGCAGGACGATCGAGTCCAAGGCGCCGGCGTCAAGTACCATGTGCTGGGCCGCAGCGACGGCTTCTGCAGAGGTAGCCCCACCAACTTCGACCATCAGCCAACCGTTTCCCTTGGGCATGTGAGGGACAGTATGTGCTCCTTTGGCGTTTCGGATGACGTTGACTAATTGGGCGTCGAGTCCTTCCAACGCCAACGGACGGTGGGNGAGTAGCCCTGNGACCGCATCCGCGGCAGAAGGCATGTCTGGATATCCGAGCACAGCCAGAGCAGGTGCCGGAACCAGCCGGACCAACTTGACCTCAGCCTCAAGGATGATGCCACAGGTCCCTTCAGTACCGGCAAGTGCTGCAGCCAGGTTCCGCCCATTTTCAGGCAGCAGATGCTCTAGGCTGTAGCCGGAAATCTGACGCCCAAATCTGCCGAACTCGAGCCGCAACACTTCCAAGTTAGCCATGACGAACTCTTCCAGCCCGGNGACTCTGGCTACCGCTTCCTTCCCGGCTCCCAGCTCAAGGACCTGCCCGAAGCCCGTGAGCCAGCGCAGGCTGCGAACATTATCCGCTGTTCGCCCGTAGGACAGCCCGTGCGGACCGCAGGCGTTGTTGGCGATCATTCCGCCTATAGTGCAACGCGTAGCTGTTGAGGNGTCTGGCCCAAAGCGCAACCCGTGGACAGCTGCAGCACGTTGTAGTTCGCTCAGGACGACACCGGGCTGGACCACCGCCGTCTGCCTCTCAGGGTCGATGGAGATAATCTTGTTCATGAACCGGCTAAAGTCCAGTACAAGGCCCGGTCCAACCGCATTGCCGGCACAGGATGTTCNCCCGCCCCTCGCGGTGACCTGTAAACCATGCCGACGGGCAATGCCGACGGCGGCGATGACGTCGTCTTCATCCTTGGGCAGGACCACCACTTGGGNGACGACCCGGTAATTAGAGGCGTCGGTTGAATACTCGGCCCGTCGGCGAGAACCAGCGTCGACAATCCCGGCAACAGCTGAAGCCAATTCCTGAACTACTTGGTCAATGTTCATGCGTGGCGGGCTTCCTTCAATGTGCGGCGATGGGTGCGGTGGTCAGTATTTAAGAGGTTTACCGCGATACTCCATGGCTCGACGGACCCTATCCTGAGAAAGGGTACGGGCGGCATGGTGTGTGGTTGAGTCCAGCTTTTCCGCTTCTGCGAGTACCGTGTTGGTGTTGGAACGGAGCTTTGTTGAGACTGCCGTGTAAATTTGCTCCGTCTCTGGCCGGAACGGCGAGTAACGGGCGTCCATGGCGAACGCTGCGCTCACAACTCCGCCAGCGTTCGCAACAAAATCGGGAATCACAGTGACAGCGGAGGCGCGAAGAGCTTCCTGCGCAGCGGCATTGGTAGGAAGGTTTGCGCCTTCTACCACCAATTTTGCGCTCATCCTGCCGACATTGCCTTCGTTGATGACATCCTGGAGCGCGGCGGGGATTGCGATTTCAGCATCAACGAAAAGCTCGCTCCCGACAGGAATGGCAAACTGTGGAAGTTCTTTGACGAAGCTGTCGCCTAAACGGGCACGCATAGCTAGAAGAGTGGGGACGTCCAAACCTGCAGGATCATGCAATGCGCCTTCGGCCGTGGAGATGGACACGACGCTGTAATTGAGTTCATGCAAACGCGCTGCTGCTGCATGTCCAACAGCACCAAATCCCTGAATGGCGACACGTCCTCCCTGCAAGCCGATGGTCGCTGCTGCCTCGTCGGTCACTTCCGCCACACCGTATCCTGTGATCCCCAGTTGGTCATAGGGCACACCGCCCAGATCGTAAGGCGTACCTACGGCGGCTCCGCGGTCACCGAGTTCATCGATGATGATAGCCGCGTCGTTTTCAGTGAGGCCCATGTCTAAACCGAAAACGTATTCCTTAGGGACTTCATTGCTGAGGGCCCTAACAAACGAACGAAGGATGGCTTCTTTGTTGGNGGAATGCGGGTCTGCACGGATGCCTGCTTTGGCGCNCCCGANAAACAAGTCCACACCAGCCCATTTCCAAGTCATGACACGGGCCAAGCGTGCAATCTCATCAACCGTGACGTTTGGCTGCATTCGGGTACCGCCCTTACCCATACCGCGTGCCGTGTTGTCAATGACAAGAACTCCTTGCATCCCTGTTTTGGTGTCGCTGACTGTGACGATCTTTTCAGGGCCCCACTGATCCATCATGTCGAACAGATTCGTCATTCGTTCTCACTCCTTAGTAAGTTTTGCAATCAACGTTTTTATCGAGGGAAATCAAAAACTTTCAGGTGGTGTCGGCCTTGCTAGCCGACACCACCTGATGCTTCCTAAAGGAACTTAACGCCCTGAGCCAAGGGAAGCTGCCCGGAATAGTTCACTGTGTTGGTGGCTTGGCGCATGTATACCTTCCACGAATCAGCACCTGATTCGCGTCCGCCACCTGTTTCTTTCTCGCCGCCGAAGGCTCCGCCGATTTCTGCGCCCGACGTGCCGATGTTGACGTTGGCTATACCGCAGTCAGATCNCCCGGCTGAGAGGAACAGTTCAGCTTCTGCATGGTTATTGGTAAAGACTGCTGATGAGAGGCCCTGCGGAACATCGTTCTGCAACGCGATGGCATCGTCAAAGTCGGAATAGCTCATTACATACAGCAGAGGGGCAAAAGTTTCGTCCTTGACCACAGGGCTCTGAGAAGGCATGCGCACGATCGCCGGCTCAACATAGTAGGCTCCAGGCTCGATGTCGGCATCTACTCGGCNTCCTCCGCACAGGATCGTTCNCCCTTGTTCCTGTGCCGCCACGAGAGCATTTTGCATGCCGTCGTAACTTGACTTATTAATGAGTGGGCCGATCAAGTTCTCTTCATCTAACGGTGTACCGATGCGAAGGGAACCATAAGCCTTGACCAGTTTCTGCGTTAATTCATCAACAATAGACTCGTGCACGATCAGGCGGCGCATCGAGGTGCAGCGCTGTCCGGCAGTGCCAACGGCGGCGAAGACGATGCNCCGCAGGGCAAGGTCAAGGTCTGCCGAAGGCGCGACGATGGCTGCGTTGTTGCCGCCAAGCTCCAATAGTGCCCGGCCAAACCTTTGTGCCACACGGGGNNCAACTTCTTGTCCCATGCGGACTGAACCGGTAGCAGAAACCAGTGCAATGCGAGGATCGTCCACGATCAACTGACCACCCACCCTGTCGGTGAGCGCCAGNNTTTGTGCAGGTTGTTGCGCCTCTACTTCACTAGCTGCACGCGCCAAGAGCGCGTCGGCCGCAAGCGCGCTCAGCATGGTCATTCCCGAAGGCTTCCAAACAACGGTGTCTCCACACACAAGTGCAAGGGCAGTATTCCAGGCGTACACGGCGACCGGGAAATTGAACGCCGAGATGATGCCGACGACGCCGAGCGGATGCCATGTTTCCATGAGACGGTGACCGGGACGCTCTGATGGCATGGTCTTGCCATAAAGCTGACGCGACTGTCCCACGGCGAAGTCGCAAATATCGATCATTTCCTGGACTTCACCCAATGCCTCAGAGGTGATTTTTCCGGCCTCAGCGGTAATGATGGTTGCCAAGTCGGCCTTATGCTCGGTGAGCAGCTNCCNCCACCGCTTGATGAGGCTGCCGCGGACGGGAGCCGGAACGTCTCGCCAGGTCTTGAATGCGTCAGCTGCCTGTGTGATCATGGCATCAATTTCCGTTGCCGTGTTGACCGGGAGGGTCATGAGAACTTCGCCGGTCAACGGCGAAACAGCATTGTGCTCGCCATTTAGTGCTTCGACGTTGACGCCGCAGGCCTTCAAAGATGTACGAACCATCGAGGTCAGTTCGTCGGTTTTGTCAAGGTTTCAGTCATGAGAATCTCCTTATGATGTTCTGGTGTGAAAGATTGTGGTTGTACTACCGGGTGATGCTGGCATTGATGTATTCAGCCATTTTGGCGACGGAGTCGTCTTGTTGGCGTTGGTAAAGATTGTTGGGATCGTGTACTTCCGTACCGATGATCTGTGACATGCGGTTAATGTCGTAGCTGGTCCCCAGCTGGGCCTCATCCTTTGACCCTTCTTCTGTCAGATTTGACTGGAAGATACCCGCAGCCGAGCGGGNGAGGAAGTCTTCATAGACGATCGGGTGGGNGATGGCGATTCCGGCAGTGATCAGCTCGGTCAGAGAGACGGTTTGCGCGATAGTGGTGTTTGCCAGTACTGACTTGTCGACGCTGAACGTGAAGAACGCCAAACCGCGGACAGCAAGTTCCTTCTCAGTGCCGGGCAGTTCCTCCGCCCACACCTCAGCGGCCACGCTGGCCCGCGTTGAGGCTTCTTTGGAATTGGCCAATCTACTGTCGGCCTCGGCAACCATTCGGTCATACAAGTCCCGTCCCTCGGTGGTCAAGGCGATTCCTCGTGCTTCGACTTCGCCGAAGCGCACACGTAGTTCGCCTTCGTTGGTGGTTCCATCCGCATACCGGAAGACACGGTTTTCACCGAGAGCCCGGAATGAGGTTTGCCGCAACAGCACATCCGGCCCATCCCACCTCGNGGGCCCCTGGATTTCATCGATCATACAAATCCCGCGTTCCTGCATGCGGTTGTACAGTTCATCAATGTCAAGCACCCGGGGTGTGAGGTGGTTGATGTGTGTGCTGGAGATCCCACCGATATCTGCAGCAACTGCTGAGATTGACTCAAGCTTTTNGTACCACTCGTAGTCCACAGGGTCAGCGGAAAGTTCAAGGGAGGCTGTGGCTAGGTCTAGAAGACGATCCGCCATTTCGCGAGGGAGCTCATCAAGAGCTAGCGATTGGTCCGCTAACTCCAGAAGCTCGGCACTGAAAAGTTCACGGGCACCGATGAACTCGGCCAACTCGGCTTGAAGCTCTGAGTCGAAGAATCTTGGGTCTTCGGCGGCCAGCATTGAAGTGAAGACACGGAACGGATTTTNTGCGAGTTCTTCCTCATCGATGGGCCGAAAAGCCGTAGCAACAACTGGAACAGAACTCGAAGACGCGTCGCGAAGGTCATAGAAACCTACAGGAAACATGCCAAATGCTGCGAAGACACGGGCTACCTGGGACATTTCCTTGGGTGATCCCACCCGAATCGCTCCGTGGCGTTCTGCCGTGACGCGNNAGATGCTTCCAAACCGTTCGGCTTTTGTACCATTCTTGGCCACGTAGTCTTCGTTGACTGCGGTGGATACTTCAACCAATTCGTTGTATGCCGGTACTTCGTTGCCGTACATGGTGGATAGCCGCTTAGCGAACTCGGCTCGAAGTTCCCACGTTTTGAGTGGTGTCATGACACTTTTCCTCTCGAAGAAATCTGCGGTGTTTACTGATGAGTGCGAGACCAACAATGATCAAGCTCAGATGATGTGAACTTCCCGGATGAGGTTCTTTGCTTCCTTGAACCGGTTAGCCGAGAACGAGCTGTAGTCCATGAATGAGTCCCTGCCCAGATACAAGTCCCTGATGAGTTCACCCACTGCAGGTCCCTGGAGGAATCCGTGCCCAGAGAACCCCGTGGCGTAATAGAAGCCCTCAACAGTGTCAGAAGCCCCAATGAGCGCGTTATGGTCCGGAGTGTTTTCGTAAAGTCCGGCCCAGCCGTTGGCTAGGTCAGGTTCTGCTANGGAAGGGGCACAAATTCTGGCCGCTGCGTTGAATTCTGGCAGCCATTCGTGGGTGAAGTCCCTGTTGAATCCTGGCTCCTGATTGGAGTTAGAGATTCCGAGCAACATGCCATTGCCATAATTATGAAAGTACATGGTGGTGGAAAGATCGAGCGTGAAAGGCACCGTAGGCATCGGCGTGCTCAACTGGTGTGTCATTCCTATTTGTCGACGCACAGGAGTGACCGGGAGATTGACATCCACCATTTCCCCTATGCGCCGGGACCAAGCGCCGGCGCAGCAAATGACTGTGCCAGTTTGTATTGTGCCACGGTTGGTGGTGACTGACTCGATACTGCCACCCGCTGTGGACACGTCCATTACTTCAGTATTTTCTAGGATACGCACACCCATAGCGCGTGCCGCTTCAGCGTATGCATGCACGACCTNTTCTGGTTCGGCAAAACCGTCATCTGGGGAGAAGGAAGCACCGACGAGCGCATCTTTGCGCAGGAACGGATTGATATCGACTGCTTCTGAGGGCGAAATCATGCGACTATTACTGCCGAGCAGATTCTGAATGCCGGTACTGCGTTCGCAATCGAGGGTCTCTGATTCGCTGCGGCACAGAAAGAGATAGCCCACTTTGCGCAACCCAATATCAGCCTTGAACCGGTCGTTGAAGGTTTCAAATGTCCGCAGACTACGCTGGCCGAGCATGATATTGGCTGGATCGGAAAACGTTGCGCGAACACCGCCGANGGGTTTAGCCGACGAGCCCTGCCNCAATTCGGACCGATCAACTAAGACTATGTNTTTGACGCCAGCTTCGGCGAGATGAAACGCGATGCTTGTCCCCATGATGCCGCCACCAACGATGACAACGTCTGCGTGAGACGGTTNGGGTAGTTCCGGGGAGAGATTGAGCGAGACCAAGTTTGACATTGATCCTCCTGACTCAGATGCGGTGAATGCCCGAATTTCTGCGCGTATCCACTATCGGTAACGGGTTATATACAACCATGTTGGACGAAGATGTGATCTACGTCAAGTAGTTACGGCCGTGGATTTGGTGAGTCTGCCAAATCTTTGGAAATTTCAGGAAGGGCGTACTCTACTGTTCCATTAGCACTGCAATGGCGCTTTCGGGGATAGAGGTGAAGCGGCTGCGCGGTGTGATTGGGTGGCCTGCGCTGGAACTGCAGGCAAAGCCCGCTCATCGTCGGGACGTAATAACTCAGGGAAGTGTGTAGTCAAGGTGCGCGGCCATGAGGACCTCGAGCCGAGTGTGGTCTCCTGCTAGCAGTGCTTCCAAGATTGCTAAATGTTCGTTAGCGCTTGCTGCTAGCAGTCCTCGTTCTGCCAGATGATACGAGCCACGGATGCGACTCTGGTCGCGAAGGTTTTCAACGATTTTGTTCATCCGTGAATTGCCTAGCAGTCCAACAATGCCCATGTGGAAATTCTGGTCAGCCTCCAAATATTCGACCATGTTGTCGGGCTGAGCCGTGGCGACTGTGGTTTCGGCCAGCTTTGTGAGTCTGGCCGCATCCACGGAATCCACGCCCTGTTTTGCTACGCGGACAACAGCCGTCACTTCCACAAGCATTCTAAGATCGTAGACTTCCTTCTGATCTTCCGGACTCATTTCCACGACGCGGAATCCCCGGTTTCTCACGACCTCAAGAAGCCCTTTCTCACTCAGGGCCATCATGGCCTCACGGACCGGGCTATTGGAGACTCCCAGTTGAATGGCCAAGGCATTTGCCGAGTAAATTCGGCCCGGTTGCATTGCTCCTGACATCAGTGCTCGCCGAACAATGGAAAGAGCCTCATCCTTGAGTGTGATTCGACCTTGTCCCAATTCGGGTATCCCGGCAACGGCGTTTGGCTGTTCCTGCATTTCGCTCCTCAGAGGGTGGTCATTATCCATAACCCTAGGTCAATTCGATGCCCAACTGCCGCGCCCTCAGTTGTGTCTTTTCGGGGCTGGAAGGGGCTGGGTCAAAAGTTGCTTGACATCTTGAACATTTCCGGGAGATTGGTTATCGACAATCGATTGTGTGTCACATATCACCATTAGTTTAGTCCTTATTCATTCGCGGACCCCATTCTGACCAACGTCAGATCTGATCAAAGAGGATCATCATGAACGTTCGAAAAATCTTGGTAGGTACCACGGCACTCGGGTTTCTGGCCCTTTCTCTGTCCGCGTGTGGCAGTACCTCAGACAGCGCTGTCGCCAAGGACTGNCACCCCGAATCGGCATTTAAGACAATGAACCAGGGCTTCCTCACAGTGGCTGCGCCGGAGTTCCCGCCGTTCTCCTCGAACAAGGACGGCAAGCTCACTGGTGTTGACGCAGACATCATCAAGGAATTCGCAGCGAAAAACTGTCTTGAAGTCAAAATTGAGCCCACGTCATACGCAGGCACCATACCTGCGGTCCAGAGTGGCCGGGCAGATGTAGCGATTGGATGTTACTACCGAACTGCCATCCGTGCAGAGATCGTGGACCTCACAGACCCGATTTACACCGATGAGATGGGACTCATCTCCGAAAGTGGGATCAAGAGTATTCCGGAGCTGGAAAGTCTGAAAGTCGGCACTGTGGATGGTTATCTTTGGGTCGCAGACATGAAGAAAGTTATGGGATCAAACCTGACCATCTACCCCAGTGCCGTCGAGATGCAAGCGGATCTTAAAGCAGGCCGCATCGCGGTTGGTATCGATGGATACGGGTCTGCAGTCGAAATGTATAAGTCAGATCCCAAGTACAAGGTGGTCGGTGCCGATGCCGATCCTCGCGTCATAGCCTCGAAAGAACCAGCTCAGATCGGCTTTCCCGTGGCGAAAGACAAATCTGATTTGACGAAGGCTATCAACGCTTCAATCGCGGCCATGAAAACCGATGGAAAGATCGTGGAAGTACTTACGTCCTATGGACTGCCGGAAACTGCAGCTGACACGGGTGCACCTCGGTTGGTGAAATAGCCGCACAGAGCTAGACCTGGCACAGGACGAAGCGCCCAACCAATGGAGGTAGTCAAAGCAATGGACTCAGCGACGAAACGTACAAGACCTCAAACAATGGACCTTGAGTTCATAAATGGAGACAGCGTCCGGGCAGCGTTGACAGTCCGTGAAGTCGTTGACTCTCTGAGCACGTCTCTGGTGGAGGGATTCGATCCAGAAGCCGGGGCACCCCGAACCAGAGTCGAAACGACGGCCGGAACGTTTATGCAAATGCCGGCAACGAACGGTTCATATGTCGGCACAAAACTCTTGAGCATAACGCCAGAAAATTCGGCAACCGAATCGCCGGTAATTCAGGGCCTGTATGTATTATTTGGCCGCCAGGACCAGAGGCCCCTGGCCATACTGGACGGAATCGCTTTGACGAATAGGCGCACTTCATGTGTTTCGGCGCTCTGTGTAAGTTTAGTGGCGCAGCC from Arthrobacter polaris encodes:
- a CDS encoding GntR family transcriptional regulator, coding for MQEQPNAVAGIPELGQGRITLKDEALSIVRRALMSGAMQPGRIYSANALAIQLGVSNSPVREAMMALSEKGLLEVVRNRGFRVVEMSPEDQKEVYDLRMLVEVTAVVRVAKQGVDSVDAARLTKLAETTVATAQPDNMVEYLEADQNFHMGIVGLLGNSRMNKIVENLRDQSRIRGSYHLAERGLLAASANEHLAILEALLAGDHTRLEVLMAAHLDYTLP
- a CDS encoding ABC transporter substrate-binding protein — translated: MNVRKILVGTTALGFLALSLSACGSTSDSAVAKDXHPESAFKTMNQGFLTVAAPEFPPFSSNKDGKLTGVDADIIKEFAAKNCLEVKIEPTSYAGTIPAVQSGRADVAIGCYYRTAIRAEIVDLTDPIYTDEMGLISESGIKSIPELESLKVGTVDGYLWVADMKKVMGSNLTIYPSAVEMQADLKAGRIAVGIDGYGSAVEMYKSDPKYKVVGADADPRVIASKEPAQIGFPVAKDKSDLTKAINASIAAMKTDGKIVEVLTSYGLPETAADTGAPRLVK